A region from the Arcanobacterium buesumense genome encodes:
- a CDS encoding DUF7059 domain-containing protein, which produces MKHFQFFDSLRADLRDYTLDRLADVLGDDALAALARDEAVPAQLAAQRVGGQLGLLVQLWWVGDTLSDDDVAFAIPRTYRDAGGCEALPELLERCDGGVRARCQLVPVVAGGQLVWIASDRGSLHGARHNTDHVMGVGGATRTLAGLAHYEQGQRVLDLGTGCGIHAIIAAKSGAQVVATDISARALDYAQFNAELNGVVIDVRLGSLFEPVAGLRFDVVVSNPPFVITPGAVRENLGTMEYRDGGVAGDSLAQLVVDSLAEHLTVNGSVYMLANWEIAGDHPQWEEHPRSWLSGKYLDAIVIQRDVIPVEQYVEMWLHDGGLRAGHVDYASTYRAWLSDFQARAVTHIGFGYVLVRRGDETRLAWQVFHDLRGSMPVDVSAALSAMWAARDITVEKLSSLRLTNGNVEEHRRYHPGDSDPWLISFAAKNGFSDQVQADTALAGFVSVCDGELTVGQICDALAQLLEMPVSEVRSSLLPKVMHMVRLGMLQPVDKL; this is translated from the coding sequence ATGAAACATTTCCAGTTTTTTGATTCCTTGCGCGCTGACTTGCGCGATTACACTCTCGATCGTCTGGCCGACGTGTTGGGTGATGATGCGCTGGCCGCTCTTGCCCGCGACGAAGCTGTTCCGGCGCAACTTGCAGCGCAACGAGTTGGGGGTCAGCTTGGTTTGCTTGTGCAGTTGTGGTGGGTTGGGGATACCTTGTCCGACGACGACGTTGCGTTCGCGATTCCGCGCACCTATCGTGACGCGGGTGGGTGCGAGGCGTTGCCTGAACTATTGGAACGTTGTGATGGCGGGGTGCGGGCGCGGTGTCAGCTTGTGCCTGTTGTTGCTGGTGGACAGCTGGTGTGGATTGCTTCTGATCGTGGTTCCTTGCATGGGGCACGGCATAATACTGACCATGTAATGGGTGTTGGTGGTGCCACACGTACTCTTGCTGGTCTGGCTCATTATGAACAGGGACAGCGAGTGTTAGATCTGGGAACTGGATGTGGAATTCACGCAATTATTGCGGCTAAATCTGGAGCACAGGTAGTTGCTACAGATATTTCTGCCCGGGCATTAGACTATGCACAATTTAATGCCGAGCTTAATGGGGTTGTGATTGATGTCCGGTTAGGGTCATTGTTTGAGCCGGTTGCTGGTTTACGCTTCGACGTCGTCGTTTCTAATCCGCCATTTGTTATTACGCCAGGTGCGGTACGTGAGAACTTAGGGACGATGGAATATCGTGATGGTGGTGTGGCTGGAGATTCTTTGGCTCAACTTGTTGTTGATTCGCTAGCTGAGCATTTGACGGTCAACGGTAGTGTCTACATGCTTGCTAATTGGGAAATTGCTGGTGATCATCCGCAATGGGAGGAGCATCCGCGTTCGTGGTTGTCTGGGAAATATTTGGATGCAATCGTTATTCAACGTGATGTTATTCCGGTGGAACAGTATGTGGAAATGTGGTTACACGACGGCGGGTTGCGCGCTGGTCATGTTGATTATGCGTCTACTTATCGGGCCTGGCTCAGTGATTTTCAGGCACGGGCAGTTACCCATATTGGGTTCGGTTATGTGTTGGTGCGGCGCGGTGATGAGACTCGCCTAGCATGGCAAGTTTTTCATGATTTGCGTGGCAGTATGCCGGTAGATGTGTCGGCCGCGTTGTCTGCCATGTGGGCAGCGCGAGATATTACTGTGGAAAAGTTGTCTTCGTTACGTTTAACAAATGGGAATGTGGAAGAACATCGTCGTTATCATCCGGGGGATTCGGATCCGTGGCTGATTAGTTTCGCAGCGAAAAATGGTTTTTCTGATCAGGTTCAAGCTGACACTGCGTTAGCTGGTTTTGTCTCGGTTTGTGACGGAGAACTAACGGTTGGTCAGATTTGTGATGCACTAGCGCAGCTCTTGGAAATGCCGGTGTCAGAAGTGCGTTCGTCGCTGTTGCCGAAAGTTATGCACATGGTTCGTCTGGGTATGCTCCAACCGGTGGATAAACTGTGA
- a CDS encoding anaerobic ribonucleoside-triphosphate reductase activating protein produces the protein MAPNMQRVADLAIAGYVPLSTIDWPGTLCTTIFLQGCPWACVYCQNTELMDPRAQGTVAWQDIQAFLKRRQGLLDGVVFSGGEATRQPALGAAITQVRELGFQIGLHSAGAYPARFAEVINDVDWIGLDIKAMPDGYQPIIGADVGAKAWQCLDILLAEVARRKNTDRPLTYEVRTTIYPHSSVARDLPQIVTALRERGVENFALQEARERGTSERFQEQAQNWDLAAWRHTWNDLVAQVENAGFTSAVIRPA, from the coding sequence ATGGCACCCAATATGCAGAGGGTGGCTGACCTTGCTATCGCTGGATATGTGCCCCTGTCCACGATTGACTGGCCAGGCACCCTCTGCACCACTATTTTTCTGCAAGGATGCCCATGGGCATGCGTGTACTGTCAAAACACTGAGCTGATGGATCCGCGAGCTCAGGGAACCGTTGCGTGGCAAGATATTCAAGCTTTCCTCAAACGGCGGCAAGGGTTACTCGATGGGGTGGTATTTAGTGGCGGGGAAGCAACCCGCCAACCGGCCTTAGGGGCAGCAATAACACAGGTGCGTGAGCTGGGATTTCAGATCGGACTTCATTCAGCTGGCGCCTATCCCGCCCGCTTTGCTGAGGTTATCAATGACGTGGATTGGATAGGGCTCGACATCAAAGCTATGCCTGATGGCTACCAGCCAATCATCGGGGCGGATGTTGGGGCGAAGGCGTGGCAGTGTTTAGACATCTTGTTAGCCGAGGTGGCGCGGCGGAAAAACACCGATCGACCACTCACTTATGAGGTGCGTACGACTATCTATCCACATTCGTCTGTTGCTCGGGATTTACCGCAGATTGTGACGGCGTTACGCGAACGTGGCGTGGAGAATTTCGCGCTTCAAGAGGCTCGGGAGCGGGGCACGTCAGAGCGTTTTCAGGAACAAGCTCAAAATTGGGATTTGGCAGCGTGGCGGCATACCTGGAATGACCTTGTTGCACAGGTGGAAAACGCCGGTTTTACTTCTGCGGTGATTCGCCCGGCATAA
- a CDS encoding ribonucleoside triphosphate reductase translates to MSRHIDPAQSIQEYLTRADWRVNANANQDYSLGGLILNNAGKMVANYWLDEVFSQDAGQAHREGDFHIHDLDMLSGYCAGWSLRRLLEEGFNGVSGAIASNPPKHFSSACGQIVNFLGTLQNEWAGAQAFSSFDTYMAPFIRLDQLSYDDVKQNIQELIYNLNVPSRWGSQCPFTNLTFDWNCPADLAEQNPLIGDELCDFTYGELAEEMAMINRAYMEVMIEGDANGRVFTFPIPTYNITKDFDWESENATLLFAMTAKYGLPYFQNFINSELDPGMIRSMCCRLQLDMRELLKRGNGLFGSAELTGSIGVVTMNMARLGYLYAGDSPRLYERLDALLEMACDTLERRRQAVQEFMDGGLYPYSQRYLGTLNNHFSTIGVNGMNEMVRNFTLDEYDITDERGHAMVAQMLDHINARLVDFQERTGNLYNLEATPAEGTTYRLAKEDAKRYPNIIQAGTPDQPYYTNSSQLPVGFTDDAFEALEQQDELQCKYTGGTVLHLYMNEAISSPEACKEIIRRALTRFSLPYITITPTFSICPIHGYLKGEHETCPTCAQMQPDAQPQECEVWTRVMGYFRPVQSFNIGKKGEYAERKMFVEKAV, encoded by the coding sequence GTGAGTCGTCACATTGATCCAGCCCAATCTATCCAGGAATACCTCACTCGAGCAGATTGGCGTGTTAACGCAAACGCAAATCAGGATTACTCTCTTGGTGGTCTTATTCTCAACAATGCCGGAAAAATGGTTGCCAACTACTGGCTAGATGAAGTTTTTTCACAAGATGCTGGTCAGGCTCACCGGGAAGGCGATTTCCATATCCATGATCTCGATATGCTGTCTGGATACTGCGCAGGCTGGTCTCTTCGTCGTCTCCTCGAAGAAGGATTCAATGGCGTTTCTGGAGCTATCGCCTCCAATCCGCCAAAGCACTTCTCCTCTGCTTGCGGTCAGATTGTTAACTTCCTAGGAACTTTACAAAACGAGTGGGCTGGCGCCCAGGCCTTTTCTTCATTTGATACTTATATGGCGCCATTCATTCGCCTTGATCAGCTTTCTTACGACGATGTTAAGCAAAATATCCAAGAATTGATCTACAACCTTAACGTGCCCTCTCGCTGGGGTAGTCAGTGCCCATTTACTAATCTCACTTTTGATTGGAACTGCCCAGCAGATTTAGCAGAGCAAAATCCACTCATCGGAGATGAACTTTGTGATTTCACCTATGGTGAGCTAGCTGAAGAAATGGCTATGATTAACCGTGCCTATATGGAAGTAATGATTGAAGGAGACGCCAATGGTCGCGTTTTCACATTCCCAATCCCTACCTACAACATCACTAAAGACTTTGACTGGGAATCGGAAAACGCCACGCTTCTTTTTGCAATGACTGCTAAATACGGCTTGCCCTACTTCCAAAATTTCATTAACTCGGAGCTAGATCCTGGCATGATTCGCTCCATGTGTTGCCGTCTTCAGCTTGATATGCGCGAACTTCTCAAGCGTGGCAATGGCTTGTTTGGTTCGGCCGAACTCACCGGCTCCATCGGTGTTGTTACGATGAATATGGCGCGCCTTGGATATTTATATGCGGGGGATTCACCACGTTTATACGAACGTTTGGATGCACTGTTGGAGATGGCGTGCGATACCCTCGAACGTCGTCGTCAAGCAGTTCAAGAATTTATGGACGGCGGACTCTACCCCTACTCCCAGCGTTACTTGGGTACCCTCAACAACCATTTCTCAACTATCGGCGTCAACGGTATGAACGAGATGGTACGAAACTTTACCTTGGACGAATATGACATCACCGATGAGCGCGGGCATGCCATGGTAGCCCAGATGCTCGATCATATTAATGCTCGTCTCGTTGATTTCCAGGAACGCACAGGCAACTTGTACAACCTCGAAGCAACCCCAGCCGAAGGAACCACGTACCGCTTAGCAAAAGAAGACGCTAAGCGTTATCCGAACATTATCCAAGCTGGAACTCCAGATCAGCCCTACTACACAAACTCTTCGCAGTTACCAGTGGGTTTCACCGATGATGCGTTCGAAGCTCTTGAGCAACAAGATGAATTGCAGTGCAAGTATACCGGTGGCACAGTTCTTCACTTATACATGAACGAAGCAATCTCATCGCCGGAGGCATGCAAGGAAATTATTCGCCGAGCGCTCACTCGTTTCTCCTTGCCGTATATCACCATCACCCCAACATTCTCGATCTGCCCAATTCATGGTTATCTCAAAGGTGAGCACGAAACCTGCCCAACATGTGCTCAGATGCAACCTGATGCGCAACCACAAGAATGTGAAGTGTGGACCCGCGTGATGGGATACTTCCGCCCAGTGCAGTCCTTCAATATTGGTAAGAAGGGCGAATACGCCGAACGAAAGATGTTCGTCGAGAAAGCCGTGTAA